One genomic segment of Motacilla alba alba isolate MOTALB_02 chromosome 1A, Motacilla_alba_V1.0_pri, whole genome shotgun sequence includes these proteins:
- the DDX11 gene encoding ATP-dependent DNA helicase DDX11 isoform X4, with protein MESGEAAAAGPGAGRFPFPYTPYRIQEQFMEALYGALEAGRVGIFESPTGTGKSLSLICGALAWLRDCEEKRRQEEARLLALGAGGQDALSPQQARPGSADAAGQPDWVTAFVQKKEERDMVDRLKEEQIRRKKREDRLEKIRHNVQLKYAAKRKRCEEDEAKRLLQLSKEALSEGAGEGALDQLDQNEEELILDEYESDDEKKGVSGLEEDDDDDLEEEHVTKIYYCSRTHSQLSQFVHEVQKSPFGKDTRLVSLGSRQNLCVNEEVRRLGTLQLINDRCMEMQKNKHEKKSNEENEGKKRRVSRTVCPFYSFEQMQFLRDEVLVEVKDIEQLVSLGRETKACPYYGSRFAIPAAQLVVLPYQMLLHEPTRNAAGIKLKDQVVIIDEAHNLIDTITCIHSAEVSGSQLCCAHSQLSQYMERYRKRLKAKNLMYIKQILYLLEQFVAMLGGNVNQNPGCQAVSQTGTVLKSINDFLFQSQIDNINLFKVQRYCEKSLISRKLFGFVERYGSPASAVKTNKENQKLAGLQDFLLTLQQGSDKDGTPQSPPVEAEHDQLRTTSPLMQIEGFLSALTNANQDGRVILNRQGTVGQSSLKFLLLNPAVHFAKVVEECRAVIIAGGTMQPVADFREQLLCCAGVDPARIVEFSCGHVIPPENILPIILCSGPSNQQLEFTYQTRDLPQMMDETGRILCNLCNVIPGGVVCFFPSYEYEKQVYGHWEKTGLLSRLAARKKIFQEPKKANQVEQVLVEYAKCIKRCSQTGGQMTGALLLSVVGGKMSEGINFSDDLGRCVIMVGMPYPNIRSPELQEKMTWLDKTMPRAGGQAPSRVLIENLCMKAVNQSIGRAIRHQKDFASILLLDHRYARPAIFNKLPQWIRERTQVKPAFGSAFAELRKFHRGKLDAL; from the exons ATGGAgagcggggaggcggcggcggcaggtCCCGGTGCGGGCCGCTTCCCGTTCCCCTACACTCCGTACCGCATCCAGGAGCAGTTCATGGAGGCGCTGTACGGCGCGCTGGAGGCCGGCCGGGTTGGCATCTTCGAGAGCCCCACGGGCACG GGCAAATCGCTGAGCCTCATCTGCGGGGCCCTGGCGTGGCTCCGGGACTGCGAGGAGAAGCGGCGGCAGGAGGAGGCGCGGCTGCTGGCGCTCGGGGCCGGCGGGCAGGACGCGCTGAGCCCGCAGCAGGCGCGGCCGGGCAGCGCGGACGCGGCCGGGCAGCCGGACTGGGTCACGGCCTTCGTGCAGAAGAAAGAGGAGCGGGACATGGTGGACAGGCTGAAG GAAGAGCagatcagaaggaaaaagcGAGAAGATCGTCTTGAGAAAATCCGGCACAACGTGCAGTTAAAATACGCAGCAAAGAGGAAG AGATGTGAGGAGGATGAGGCAAAGCGCCTTCTTCAGCTCAGCAAGGAGGCTCTttcagagggagctggagagggtgCTCTGGACCAGCTGGATCAAAATGAGGAAGAGCTGATTCTTGATGAATATGAGAGTGATGATGAAAAGAAAGGGGTATCTGG GCTGGaagaggatgatgatgatgatttgGAAGAGGAGCATGTGACTAAG ATCTACTACTGCAGCCGCACTCACTCCCAGCTGTCCCAGTTTGTGCATGAGGTGCAGAAAAGTCCTTTTGGCAAAGACACACGTCTGGTCTCCTTGGGATCCAGGCAG AATCTGTGTGTGAATGAGGAGGTGCGACGCCTGGGCACTCTCCAGCTCATCAATGACCGCTGCATGGAGATGCAAAAGAACAAACATG AAAAGAAGAGCAATGAGGAGAATGAGGGGAAGAAGAGACGTGTGAGTCGCACCGTGTGCCCATTTTATTCCTTCGAGCAAATGCAGTTTCTCCGTGATGAAGTTCTAGTGGAAGTGAAGGATATTGAGCAGTTGGTGTCCTTGGGAAGGGAGACTAAAGCCTGCCCATATTATGGGAGTCGATTTGCTATCCCTGCTGCTCAG CTGGTGGTGCTGCCCTATCAGATGCTTTTGCATGAGCCTACCAGGAACGCTGCTGGGATCAAGCTGAAGGACCAGGTTGTGATCATTGACGAGGCCCACAACCTCATAGACACCATCACCTGTATCCATAGTGCCGAGGTCAGCGGCTCTCAG ctgtgctgtgcccactCCCAGCTGTCGCAGTACATGGAGCGATACAG GAAACGTTTGAAGGCAAAGAACTTGATGTACATTAAGCAGATCCTGTATTtactggagcagtttgtggCTATGCTGGGAG GTAATGTGAACCAGAATCCTGGATGTCAGGCAGTTTCCCAAACAG ggACAGTACTAAAATCCATCAACGACTTCCTATTTCAGAGCCAGATTGACAATATCAACCTCTTCAAG GTTCAGCGGTACTGTGAGAAGAGCCTGATCAGCAGGAAG CTTTTTGGGTTTGTGGAGCGATATGGGAGCCCCGCCTCAGCTGTGAAGACCAACAAGGAGAACCAGAAGCTGGCTGGTTTGCAGGACTTTCTTCTGACCCTGCAGCAGGGATCTGATAAGGATG GTACCCCCCAGAGCCCTCCCGTGGAGGCTGAGCACGACCAGCTCCGAACCACCTCTCCACTGATGCAGATTGAAGGATTTCTCTCAGCCCTCACAAATGCAAACCAAGATGGCAGAGTCATTCTCAACAGGCAAG gcACAGTTGGTCAGAGCAGCCTTAAATTCCTCTTGCTGAATCCAGCTGTCCACTTTGCCAAGGTCGTGGAAGAATGCCGTGCTGTCATCATTGCCGGAGGCACCATGCAGCCG GTGGCTGATTTCcgagagcagctgctgtgctgtgctggcgTGGACCCTGCCCGTATCGTGGAGTTCTCCTGTG GACATGTGATTcctccagaaaatattttacccATCATCCTCTGCAGTGGTCCTTCCAACCAGCAGCTGGAGTTCACTTACCAGACCAGAGACCTGCCTCAGATG ATGGATGAGACAGGTCGAATCCTTTGCAACCTGTGCAATGTGATCCCGGGAGGTGTGGTGTGCTTCTTCCCCTCCTACGAATATGAGAAGCAGGTGTATGGACACTGGGAGAagacagggctgctctcccgcctggcagccaggaagaAG ATCTTTCAGGAGCCTAAGAAAGCCAACCAGGTGGAGCAGGTGCTAGTGGAATATGCCAAATGCATAAAG CGCTGCAGCCAGACAGGAGGACAGATGACAGGagccctgctgctttctgtagTTGGAGGCAAAATGAGTGAAGGGATAAATTTCTCCGATGACCTGGGAAG GTGTGTGATTATGGTGGGAATGCCTTACCCCAACATCAGATCTCCAGAACTCCAGGAAAAAATGACCTGGCTTGACAAAACAATG cccagagctggtggCCAGGCACCGAGCAGAGTGCTGATTGAAAACCTGTGCATGAAGGCAGTAAACCAGTCGATAG gcagagccatTCGCCATCAGAAGGACTTTGCAagcatcctgctcctggacCACAGGTACGCACGCCCTGCCATCTTTAACAAACTGCCCCAGTGGATCAGGGAGAGGACCCAGGTGAAACCTGCCTTTGGATCAGCGTTTGCAGAGTTAAGAAAG TTCCATCGAGGCAAGTTGGATGCTTTGTGA
- the DDX11 gene encoding ATP-dependent DNA helicase DDX11 isoform X6 produces MVDRLKEEQIRRKKREDRLEKIRHNVQLKYAAKRKRCEEDEAKRLLQLSKEALSEGAGEGALDQLDQNEEELILDEYESDDEKKGVSGLEEDDDDDLEEEHVTKIYYCSRTHSQLSQFVHEVQKSPFGKDTRLVSLGSRQNLCVNEEVRRLGTLQLINDRCMEMQKNKHEKKSNEENEGKKRRVSRTVCPFYSFEQMQFLRDEVLVEVKDIEQLVSLGRETKACPYYGSRFAIPAAQLVVLPYQMLLHEPTRNAAGIKLKDQVVIIDEAHNLIDTITCIHSAEVSGSQLCCAHSQLSQYMERYRKRLKAKNLMYIKQILYLLEQFVAMLGGNVNQNPGCQAVSQTGTVLKSINDFLFQSQIDNINLFKVQRYCEKSLISRKLFGFVERYGSPASAVKTNKENQKLAGLQDFLLTLQQGSDKDAGTPQSPPVEAEHDQLRTTSPLMQIEGFLSALTNANQDGRVILNRQGTVGQSSLKFLLLNPAVHFAKVVEECRAVIIAGGTMQPVADFREQLLCCAGVDPARIVEFSCGHVIPPENILPIILCSGPSNQQLEFTYQTRDLPQMMDETGRILCNLCNVIPGGVVCFFPSYEYEKQVYGHWEKTGLLSRLAARKKIFQEPKKANQVEQVLVEYAKCIKRCSQTGGQMTGALLLSVVGGKMSEGINFSDDLGRCVIMVGMPYPNIRSPELQEKMTWLDKTMPRAGGQAPSRVLIENLCMKAVNQSIGRAIRHQKDFASILLLDHRYARPAIFNKLPQWIRERTQVKPAFGSAFAELRKVRTCILCPATNTVPHCPHLDLLRAFL; encoded by the exons ATGGTGGACAGGCTGAAG GAAGAGCagatcagaaggaaaaagcGAGAAGATCGTCTTGAGAAAATCCGGCACAACGTGCAGTTAAAATACGCAGCAAAGAGGAAG AGATGTGAGGAGGATGAGGCAAAGCGCCTTCTTCAGCTCAGCAAGGAGGCTCTttcagagggagctggagagggtgCTCTGGACCAGCTGGATCAAAATGAGGAAGAGCTGATTCTTGATGAATATGAGAGTGATGATGAAAAGAAAGGGGTATCTGG GCTGGaagaggatgatgatgatgatttgGAAGAGGAGCATGTGACTAAG ATCTACTACTGCAGCCGCACTCACTCCCAGCTGTCCCAGTTTGTGCATGAGGTGCAGAAAAGTCCTTTTGGCAAAGACACACGTCTGGTCTCCTTGGGATCCAGGCAG AATCTGTGTGTGAATGAGGAGGTGCGACGCCTGGGCACTCTCCAGCTCATCAATGACCGCTGCATGGAGATGCAAAAGAACAAACATG AAAAGAAGAGCAATGAGGAGAATGAGGGGAAGAAGAGACGTGTGAGTCGCACCGTGTGCCCATTTTATTCCTTCGAGCAAATGCAGTTTCTCCGTGATGAAGTTCTAGTGGAAGTGAAGGATATTGAGCAGTTGGTGTCCTTGGGAAGGGAGACTAAAGCCTGCCCATATTATGGGAGTCGATTTGCTATCCCTGCTGCTCAG CTGGTGGTGCTGCCCTATCAGATGCTTTTGCATGAGCCTACCAGGAACGCTGCTGGGATCAAGCTGAAGGACCAGGTTGTGATCATTGACGAGGCCCACAACCTCATAGACACCATCACCTGTATCCATAGTGCCGAGGTCAGCGGCTCTCAG ctgtgctgtgcccactCCCAGCTGTCGCAGTACATGGAGCGATACAG GAAACGTTTGAAGGCAAAGAACTTGATGTACATTAAGCAGATCCTGTATTtactggagcagtttgtggCTATGCTGGGAG GTAATGTGAACCAGAATCCTGGATGTCAGGCAGTTTCCCAAACAG ggACAGTACTAAAATCCATCAACGACTTCCTATTTCAGAGCCAGATTGACAATATCAACCTCTTCAAG GTTCAGCGGTACTGTGAGAAGAGCCTGATCAGCAGGAAG CTTTTTGGGTTTGTGGAGCGATATGGGAGCCCCGCCTCAGCTGTGAAGACCAACAAGGAGAACCAGAAGCTGGCTGGTTTGCAGGACTTTCTTCTGACCCTGCAGCAGGGATCTGATAAGGATG CAGGTACCCCCCAGAGCCCTCCCGTGGAGGCTGAGCACGACCAGCTCCGAACCACCTCTCCACTGATGCAGATTGAAGGATTTCTCTCAGCCCTCACAAATGCAAACCAAGATGGCAGAGTCATTCTCAACAGGCAAG gcACAGTTGGTCAGAGCAGCCTTAAATTCCTCTTGCTGAATCCAGCTGTCCACTTTGCCAAGGTCGTGGAAGAATGCCGTGCTGTCATCATTGCCGGAGGCACCATGCAGCCG GTGGCTGATTTCcgagagcagctgctgtgctgtgctggcgTGGACCCTGCCCGTATCGTGGAGTTCTCCTGTG GACATGTGATTcctccagaaaatattttacccATCATCCTCTGCAGTGGTCCTTCCAACCAGCAGCTGGAGTTCACTTACCAGACCAGAGACCTGCCTCAGATG ATGGATGAGACAGGTCGAATCCTTTGCAACCTGTGCAATGTGATCCCGGGAGGTGTGGTGTGCTTCTTCCCCTCCTACGAATATGAGAAGCAGGTGTATGGACACTGGGAGAagacagggctgctctcccgcctggcagccaggaagaAG ATCTTTCAGGAGCCTAAGAAAGCCAACCAGGTGGAGCAGGTGCTAGTGGAATATGCCAAATGCATAAAG CGCTGCAGCCAGACAGGAGGACAGATGACAGGagccctgctgctttctgtagTTGGAGGCAAAATGAGTGAAGGGATAAATTTCTCCGATGACCTGGGAAG GTGTGTGATTATGGTGGGAATGCCTTACCCCAACATCAGATCTCCAGAACTCCAGGAAAAAATGACCTGGCTTGACAAAACAATG cccagagctggtggCCAGGCACCGAGCAGAGTGCTGATTGAAAACCTGTGCATGAAGGCAGTAAACCAGTCGATAG gcagagccatTCGCCATCAGAAGGACTTTGCAagcatcctgctcctggacCACAGGTACGCACGCCCTGCCATCTTTAACAAACTGCCCCAGTGGATCAGGGAGAGGACCCAGGTGAAACCTGCCTTTGGATCAGCGTTTGCAGAGTTAAGAAAGGTCAGAACTTGTATCTTGTGTCCTGCTACCAACACTGTTCCCCACTGTCCTCATCTGGACCTTCTTAGAGCCTTCCTTTAG